ATCGAGATGAACCTGACCCTGGTGCGTTACGTCGCCCGCCGGTTCTCCAGCCGCAAGGAGTCCATGGAGGATGTGCTTCAGGTAGGCACGATCGGTCTGATCAAGGCGATCGACCGCTATGACGTCTCTCGCGACGTGGAGTTCACCACGCTGGCCGTCCCGTACATCCAGGGCGAGATCAAGCGGTTCTTCCGCGACACCACCTGGTCGGTGCATGTGCCGCGGCGCCTGCAGGAGCTCCGGATCGACCTGGCCCGGGCCCGGGAGGAGCTGGAGGGGGAGGGCAGCCACGAGCCGTCCGTCGCGGAGCTCGCCGGCCACCTGGACATGCCGGAGGGTGAGGTGGCGGAGGGGCTGGTTGCCTGCAACGGCTACGACAGCGACTCCCTCGACCGGCCGATCCAGGCCGGCGGTGGCGGCAAGCAGCAGACCGGCTTCGTCGCCGACCTCATCGGAGCCGAGGACCCCGCCCTCGCCCTGGCCGAGGACATCCATGCCCTCAAGCCGCACCTGGCCAAGCTTGACGACCGCGAGCGCACCCTCATCCAGCTGCGCTTCGGCGGCGAAATGACGCAGGCCGAAATCGGCGAGGAGCTCGGCCTCTCCCAGATGCACGTCTCCCGCCTGCTGACCCGCATCTGCGGCAAGCTGCGTGAGGGTCTCCTCGCCGCAGCGTGAAGCTGCCCGGCGGCGTGACGGGAGTGCGGGAGTCGGCTCCCGAGCCTATTGCGTCCGGCGTCACGGCGGTGCGCCACCCTGGTGGTGACGACAGCACCAGTTGCCGTTGCCGCGGTCCGGGATCAAAGTAAAAAAGAACACTTATGCGAGATCGGAGCTGGTCATGGTCGTTCTCGGCGTCATTCTTCTGGTCGTCGGATTCGTGACGGGCCTGTCCATCCTGTGGACCATCGGCATCGTGCTCGTGGCCATCGGCGCGATTCTGTGGCTTCTGGGCGCGATGGGGCACGCCGTCGCGGGACGAAAGCATTACTGGTAGCGGAAGCCAGCTGTCGGCGGCGGTCGAGGAAGAACGTGCCGAAGACCGGCTACGCGCCGTCCGCGCCGCTTGGATTCACCCGCGAGTCTGGAATTGATCTGCTTTTGGCGTCAGCAACTGCAAGCGGAGGACCCGATGTCCACTGGGACACTCATAGCCATCATTGTGCCGATCGTGGTCGTGCTTCTGGTGTGCGCGCTGGCGGCATCGGTGATCATGCGTCGTCGCCGGCTGCAATCACGGTTCGGACCGGAGTACGAGCGGACCGTGAAGGCCAAAGGCAGCCGTAGGGCGGCTGAGCGCGATCTGCGTGCACGCGAGCAGCGCCACGACGCGCTGCACATCAAGGAGCTGCCACCATCTGCCCGGGACCGGTACGCCCATGAATGGGGCCAGGTGCAGGAACGCTTCGTCGACCAGCCCGAGGACGCGGTCCATGACGCCGACCGGCTGGTGACCTCACTCATGAGCGACCGCGGTTACCCCACCGAAGGGCTTGACCAGCAGCTGAGTGACCTGTCGGTGGAGCACGGGCGCACCCTGGAGCACTACCGGGCCGCCCACGAGGTCAATGGGCGCAGTACGCGGCACGAGGCAACGACGGAGGAACTGCGGGGCGCGATGGTGCATTACCGCGCGCTGTTCACGGAACTGCTGCACAACGGCCAGACACCACGGCAGAGCGGTGCGTGAGCCCGTGCGACACCGGCAGGCAAGGCACGGCCCGGACGGAAACGGAGGCGGAAAGATGGAGCGCAGAGACATATCCGAGCCTGGAGCGGGCGGCCCCTCCACCGAAGACCTGGCAGGCACGCGACAGCACATGGGCGGCGCTGCCCAGGAGCCCCAGTCCGAGGTGCCACCAAACCTCCCGGGCGAGGCCACAGCCGCAGACCTGGGGGGCTCCACGCCCCGAGACGAAGGCCGGGACGCCTCACCGGACAGGAACGGGGGAGCCGAGGTCCAGGAGCCGGACGCGCCGCTCCTCGGGCCGGAGCAGGAGGAGTTCCGCAGCCGGTGGCAGCGGATCCAGAGCGAATTCGTCGACGATCCACGCGAGGCGGTAGGCGCGGCGGACACGCTGGTCGCCGAGGTCATGCAGGCCCTGGCAACGACCTTCTCCGAACACAAGCAAGGACTCGAAGGCCAGTGGCACCGTGGCGAGGAAGTGGCGACGGAGGAACTGCGCGTCGCCCTCCAGCGATACCGCTCCTTCTTCAACCGCCTGCTCAACACCTGACCTCGCGTCCCACAGGGCCGTCTCACAGGCGCCCGCCTGCCACAAAACCCCAGCTGGGATGAGTGGCAACCGGAGAGGTGCCACCATTTCGACAGACGCAGCACACCGGAGGTGTGAGGTGGCACCAGTGCCCGGTCGCATCGCAGAGCCATGGGGGACGCGTATACCGTACGGGCTGGGAGAGGAGTGGCCGGTCCGGGTGGATACTCAGCTCGCCGACGGAGTAACCGAACGCGATGTCGAGCGGTGGGTTCCCACGACCTCGCTTCTGCACTCCAACGGGGATGCGATGGACGTGGCGGTCGGCGCGGGCCGGATCCTAGGGGTGAGAGGCCGGCCCGGCGACAGGGTCAACCGGGGACGTCTCGGGCCTAAGGACCTCTTCGGCTGGCAGGCGAATGCCGCTCCCGACCGGCTCACCCGGCCGCTGGTGCGGGAGGCGGGCCGACTGACCGAGACGGACTGGCCCACCGCCATGGAACGGATCGTGGACCGGTCGCAACACCTGCTGACGGAGTGCGGTCCCGGCTCGATCGGCTTCTACACCACCGGCCAGTTGTTCCTCGAGGAGTACTACACCCTCGCGGTCATCGCACGGGCCGGGGTCGGCACCAACCATCTGGACGGCAACACCCGCCTTTGTACCTCCACCGCCGCCGAGGCGCTCAAGCAGAGCTTTGGCTCGGACGGCCAGCCGGGCTCTTACTCGGATCTCGACCACGCCGACACCCTCGCCCTCTTCGGGCACAACATGGCGGAGACCCAGCCCGTGCTGTGGATGCGTGTACTGGACCGGCTGGCCGGGCGGCAGCCGCCGAAGCTGGTCTGCGTGGACCCGCGGCCCACGCCTTCCGCCCTCCGGGCGACCGTCCACCTCGCGCCCCGGGCAGGCACCAACGTCGCCCTGATGAACGCGCTGCTCCACGAAATCATCCGCACTGGCCGGATCGACGAAGAATACGTCCGGGCCCATACCACGGGGTTCGACGAACTGAAGCAGTGCGTGGCCGAGTGCACGCCGCACTGGGCGTCAGACATCTGCGACGTGCCTGCCGAATCGATCCGAGAAGCTGCGGAGATCCTCGGCACAGCACGTCGGCTGGTGTCCACAGTGCTCCAGGGCTTCTACCAGTCCCACCAGGCGACCGCCGCCGCGGTACAGGTCAACAATCTGCACCTGGTGCGCGGCATGATCGGCCGGCCGGGCGCGGGAGTGCTGCAGATGAACGGCCAGCCCACGGCGCAGAACACCCGGGAGTGCGGTGCCAACGGAGATCTGCCGGGCTTCCGCAACTGGCAGAACGACGACCACGTCGCCGAACTCGCCCAGGTGTGGAACGTCGACCCTGCCACCATTCCGCATTTCGCTCCGCCCACGCATGCCATGCAGATGTTCCGCTACGCCGAACAGGGATCGCTGAGGATGCTCTGGATCAGCGGGACCAACCCGGCCGTCTCCCTGCCCGAACTCGCCCGTATCCGTGCCCTTTTGAGGGACGAGGGCCTCTTCACCGTCGTCCAGGACATTTTCCTGACCGAGACCGCGCAGCTCGCCGATGTGGTGCTCCCTGCGGCGACGTGGGCAGAGAAGACCGGCACCTGCACCAACGCCGACCGCACAGTCCATCTGTCTGAGAAAGCCATCGAGCCGCCCGGCCGGGCGCGCGCCGACCTCGACATCTTTCTCGACTACGCCCGGCGCATGGAATTTCACGACCGGGACGGAGGACCACTCGTGTCCTGGCACGACCCCGAATCCACCTTCGAAGCGTGGAAGAAGTGCAGCGCCGGACGGCCCTGCGACTACACCGGCCTCACCTATGAGCGACTCCGGCAGGCCGGCGGCATCCAGTGGCCCTGCACGGCCTCCACGCCCGGAGGAACGGAACGCCTTTACACCGAGGGGTTCATGTGGGCCGACGCCGCGCTGTGCGAAAGCTACGGAAAGGACGTCGTCACGGGAGCCGCCTCTTCCGGGATCGAGTACCAAGGGGCGAATCCGCAGGGAAAGGCGATGATCAAGGCGGCCGAGTACCTTCCGCCGCACGAATCCCCGTCCCCGGAGTATCCCCTCCAACTCACCACCGGACGTACTCTCTACCACTTCCACACCCGCACGAAGACCGGACGCGTCCCCCAGTTGAACGCCGCAGCCCCCGACGTGTGGATCGAGCTCTCCCCGGCCGAGGCGGCCCGACACGGGGTGCAGGAGGGCGACATGGTGGAGGCCGCAACGCCCCGGGGCTCCGTACGCGGCAGGCTCCGGATCACCCACATCCGCGACGGCATGCTCTTCGTGCCCTTCCACTACGGATACTGGGACACCCCTCAAGGCAGCGGCCCCGCCGCAGACGACGGCGGCCGGGCGGCGAACGAGACCCTGGTCACCGACTGGGACCCCGTCTCGAAGCAGCCGATTTTCAAGACCGCTGCTGCCCGTCTCTCGCTCGTCGAACGCGGCCTCGGGCGGAGTGCGCCCGCCCCGTCCGTCGCAGCCTCCGCACCCGCCCCTTCCGCTGCGCCCGACACGGGGACCGGTGGCGGGGGCCCGGAGACGGGGCGAGTCCCCGGCCGTCCGCGAAACGAGAACGAACCACGGGACGGTGACGCCGGGTGAACGACATTACCGTC
This Streptomyces decoyicus DNA region includes the following protein-coding sequences:
- a CDS encoding RNA polymerase sigma factor SigF — translated: MSTSTGNSTLTVGTAPETSSKVCAVPAPALPQMQDPRHVAPADARKLSKLFLLRLEALEEGTPEYQYVRNTLIEMNLTLVRYVARRFSSRKESMEDVLQVGTIGLIKAIDRYDVSRDVEFTTLAVPYIQGEIKRFFRDTTWSVHVPRRLQELRIDLARAREELEGEGSHEPSVAELAGHLDMPEGEVAEGLVACNGYDSDSLDRPIQAGGGGKQQTGFVADLIGAEDPALALAEDIHALKPHLAKLDDRERTLIQLRFGGEMTQAEIGEELGLSQMHVSRLLTRICGKLREGLLAAA
- a CDS encoding molybdopterin oxidoreductase family protein produces the protein MAPVPGRIAEPWGTRIPYGLGEEWPVRVDTQLADGVTERDVERWVPTTSLLHSNGDAMDVAVGAGRILGVRGRPGDRVNRGRLGPKDLFGWQANAAPDRLTRPLVREAGRLTETDWPTAMERIVDRSQHLLTECGPGSIGFYTTGQLFLEEYYTLAVIARAGVGTNHLDGNTRLCTSTAAEALKQSFGSDGQPGSYSDLDHADTLALFGHNMAETQPVLWMRVLDRLAGRQPPKLVCVDPRPTPSALRATVHLAPRAGTNVALMNALLHEIIRTGRIDEEYVRAHTTGFDELKQCVAECTPHWASDICDVPAESIREAAEILGTARRLVSTVLQGFYQSHQATAAAVQVNNLHLVRGMIGRPGAGVLQMNGQPTAQNTRECGANGDLPGFRNWQNDDHVAELAQVWNVDPATIPHFAPPTHAMQMFRYAEQGSLRMLWISGTNPAVSLPELARIRALLRDEGLFTVVQDIFLTETAQLADVVLPAATWAEKTGTCTNADRTVHLSEKAIEPPGRARADLDIFLDYARRMEFHDRDGGPLVSWHDPESTFEAWKKCSAGRPCDYTGLTYERLRQAGGIQWPCTASTPGGTERLYTEGFMWADAALCESYGKDVVTGAASSGIEYQGANPQGKAMIKAAEYLPPHESPSPEYPLQLTTGRTLYHFHTRTKTGRVPQLNAAAPDVWIELSPAEAARHGVQEGDMVEAATPRGSVRGRLRITHIRDGMLFVPFHYGYWDTPQGSGPAADDGGRAANETLVTDWDPVSKQPIFKTAAARLSLVERGLGRSAPAPSVAASAPAPSAAPDTGTGGGGPETGRVPGRPRNENEPRDGDAG
- a CDS encoding DUF6131 family protein, which produces MVVLGVILLVVGFVTGLSILWTIGIVLVAIGAILWLLGAMGHAVAGRKHYW